From Coccinella septempunctata chromosome 4, icCocSept1.1, whole genome shotgun sequence, a single genomic window includes:
- the LOC123311295 gene encoding protein snail homolog Sna-like translates to MPVSMMAKNYSNCPLKKRPVYIVDDIKDEPEDLSTKPKDLSKPGQISSSSSPCLPSPTSSTSTSTPPPYFDYPSTSPVSSPSPPAIYHPIPYHPASLSPEYAPQTWHNSVAAPPYPYGFMPYGYHHHEYVMRSTSPYSDSSLSPPHQPTHPLIPLAIKPPPYSDQSSLSPNSSTASPPPEISDKGRQANRHQCPDCGKSYSTFSGLSKHRQFHCAAGDGPKKVFNCKYCEKVYVSLGALKMHIRTHTLPCKCEICGKAFSRPWLLQGHIRTHTGEKPFSCTHCNRAFADRSNLRAHLQTHSEVKKYSCKTCNKTFSRMSLLTKHAEGGCLGNPNLMRMPSEKMY, encoded by the exons ATGCCTGTGTCCATGATGGCgaagaattattcgaattgccCGCTGAAGAAGAGGCCCGTCTACATCGTTGATGACATTAAAG ATGAACCTGAAGATCTGAGCACGAAACCCAAGGATCTCAGCAAACCTGGACagatttcatcttcgagttccCCATGTCTGCCAAGTCCGACCAGTAGTACCAGTACCAGCACACCCCCACCGTACTTCGACTACCCCTCAACCTCCCCAGTCTCATCGCCGTCACCTCCAGCGATCTACCACCCCATCCCTTATCACCCAGCCTCCTTGAGCCCAGAATACGCTCCCCAGACCTGGCACAACAGCGTGGCAGCGCCGCCTTACCCTTACGGATTCATGCCATACGGATACCACCACCACGAGTACGTGATGAGGTCCACATCGCCCTACAGCGACAGCTCCCTGTCACCCCCGCACCAACCTACTCACCCCTTGATACCGCTGGCCATCAAACCGCCACCCTACAGCGACCAATCGTCTCTGAGTCCAAATTCGTCAACGGCTTCGCCGCCTCCGGAAATCAGCGACAAGGGTCGCCAGGCCAACCGCCACCAGTGCCCGGACTGCGGAAAGAGCTACTCCACCTTCTCCGGGCTCTCCAAACACCGCCAGTTCCACTGCGCCGCCGGGGACGGTCCCAAGAAGGTCTTCAACTGCAAGTACTGCGAGAAGGTGTACGTTTCCCTGGGCGCCCTCAAGATGCACATCAGGACGCACACCCTGCCCTGCAAGTGCGAGATTTGCGGAAAGGCCTTCTCTCGCCCCTGGCTTTTGCAGGGACACATCCGCACCCACACCGGAGAGAAACCTTTTTCGTGCACCCACTGCAACAGGGCGTTCGCCGACAGGTCCAACCTAAGGGCCCATCTGCAGACGCACTCCGAGGTGAAGAAGTACTCGTGCAAGACGTGCAACAAGACCTTCTCCAGGATGTCCCTGCTGACCAAACACGCCGAAGGTGGTTGCTTGGGAAACCCGAACCTGATGCGTATGCCTTCAGAGAAAATGTACTAA